The genomic stretch CCGCACGTAAACATTGGAACTATTGGTCACGTGGACCATGGTAAGACAACACTTACCGCTGCTATTACTTTAACGTTGCAAGATAGATTCGGTGGAAAAAATTCAGCTGTTGATTTTGCAAACATTGATAAAGCTCCTGAAGAACGTGAACGCGGTATTACAATTAACGTTTCACACGTTGAGTACGAAACTGAAAAACGTCACTATGCACACGTTGACTGTCCTGGTCACGCTGACTATGTTAAAAACATGATCACTGGTGCTGCACAAATGGACGGAGCGATTCTTGTAGTTGCTGCAACTGATGGTCCTATGACTCAAACTCGTGAGCACATTCTTTTGGCTCGCCAAGTTGGTGTTCCATCTATTGTTGTTGCACTTAACAAATCAGACATGGTTGAAGACGAAGAACTTCTTGAACTTGT from Acidimicrobiia bacterium encodes the following:
- a CDS encoding elongation factor Tu — translated: MAKEKFERTKPHVNIGTIGHVDHGKTTLTAAITLTLQDRFGGKNSAVDFANIDKAPEERERGITINVSHVEYETEKRHYAHVDCPGHADYVKNMITGAAQMDGAILVVAATDGPMTQTREHILLARQVGVPSIVVALNKSDMVEDEELLELVEMEIRELLNEYEFPGDDTPIVRVSALKALEGDKDWQDKIVELMVAVDDFIPEPARDITLPFLMPIEDVFSITGRGTVVTGRIERGVIKVNEEIEIVGLNDTTKSVVTGVEMFRKLLDEGRAGENVGCL